In Paracoccus contaminans, the genomic stretch CCGTATTCCTTGACCGTCACGCCGCCCAGCGACTCGCCATAGGCCTGCAGCTGCTTGAACTGCGCGGTGCCCTGCTGAACGCCGACCGTCTTGCCCTTGATGTCCTCGGGCTTGGTCAGTTCCTTGTTCGACGCGGCCTTGACCAGCGACACCGTCGCATCGGCGATCGGCGGGGTAAAGGTATAGCGTTCCAGCCGCTCGGCCGTGACGGTCACGGGGGCGATGACGATGTCGAACTTGCCGACCTCGAGCCCCGGCAGCTCGGCCGTCCAGGGGATGTCCTGATAGACGGGCTGGACGCCGATTTCCTTGGCGACCTCGTCGAACAGATCCTTGGTCATCCCTTCATAGGTGCCGTTGTTCAGCATGTCGAAGGGGGTGTAGTGCATGTCCGTCGCGGTGGTGATCTTGCCGGCCGCCTTGATGTCGGCAAGCTGGTCGGCCAGCGCGCCGCTGGCGACGGCGGCCAGCGCGGCTGCGCCCAGAAGGGCGGCGCGAAGGGTGGTGCGGATGGTCATGATGTCCTCTCCTGTCAGGGGCGGTGTCTGATCCGGCGACCGTGCCCCGCAGCCGCCGGTGATGACCCGCGCCGAGATTAGCGGCGGCGCGGCGGGAATCCAGCCGTCATGTCCTGTCCGCGGGGAACAGCATCACAGCCAGCATCGTTGCATCCGATTGCGGCATCTCGTCCGGCTCGATGAGCAGCGTGTCACCAAGGCTGATGGCCTGCCCGCCCGCCATGCCGTTCGTCAGCGCGACCAGCGCCGCCGTGCCCGCAGGGATCGGCGCGCCGGGCGGCAGCAGCCGCACGGCATGGGACAGCGCCGCCCGCCGGGTCATCACGTTCAGGTCGGTGACGGGCCCGCCGCGCAGCCGCGCCGCGACCGGCGCCTCGCCGGGAAAGGCCAGCGGGCGCAGGGCAGGCAGGTCCACCGCGCCCGCCCCGAAATCAAGGGCCAGGCCGTCGCCCTCGATCACGGTCAGCGTCCGGTCGATCCCCGGAAAGGCCGAGAACGGCCCGTCGGAGGCAATCTCGGCCATGCTGAGGCGCCAGTCGAAATCCTCCAGCCCCGCACCCGGCGGATGGGCCGCGATTTCCCGCGTGACGCCGCCGCCGTTCTTCCACGGCTGCGGCACCAGATCGGCCCGTCGGACCAGTTTCACTTGAGGATGCCCGGCAGGTTCAGCCCATGCTCGCGCGCGCAATCAAGCGCGATGTCATAGCCCGCATCGGCATGGCGCATGACGCCCGTCGCCGGGTCGTTCCACAGCACGCGGGCAATGCGGCGATCGGCATCCTCGGATCCGTCGCAGCAGATCACCATGCCGGAATGCTGGCTGAACCCCATGCCGACCCCGCCGCCATGATGCAGCGACACCCAGGTCGCGCCCGAGGCGGTGTTCAGCAGCGCGTTCAGCAGCGGCCAGTCGGACACGGCATCGCTGCCGTCCTTCATGGCTTCGGTCTCGCGGTTCGGGGATGCCACCGAGCCGCTGTCCAGATGGTCGCGGCCGATGACGACCGGGGCCTTCAACTCGCCATTGCGCACCATCTCGTTGATCGCCAGCCCGGCGCGGTGCCGGTCGCCGAGGCCGATCCACATGATCCGCGCCGGCAGGCCCTGGAAGGCGATGCGGTCGGCGGCCATGTCCAGCCAGCGGTGCAGGTGCGCGTTCTCGGGGAACAGCTCCTTCATGCGGCGGTCGGTCTTGTAGATGTCCTCGGGGTCGCCCGACAGCGCGGCCCAGCGGAACGGGCCGATGCCGCGGCAGAACAGCGGGCGGATATAGGCGGGGACGAAGCCGGGGAAGGCAAAGGCGTTTTCCAGCCCCTCATCCAGCGCGACCTGGCGGATGTTGTTGCCGTAATCCAGCGTCGGCACGCCGGCGTTCCAGAAATCGACCATCGCCGCGACATGATCCTTCATCGAGGCGCGGGCGGCGGCCTCGACCGCCTTGGGATCGGTTTCCTGCCTGGCGCGCCATTCGGCGACCGTCCAGCCCTTGGGCAGATAGCCGTGCAGCGGGTCATGGGCGCTGGTCTGGTCGGTGACCATGTCCGGGCGCGGCCCGCCCGCCTTCATGCGCCGCACCAGTTCGGGGAACACCTCGGCCGCGTTGCCGATCAGCGCGACCGATTTTGCCTCGCCTGCCTTGGTCCACTGGTCGATCATCGCCAGCGCCTCGTCGAGGCTGTGGGCTTTCGCGTCGCAATAGCGGGTGCGGATGCGGAAATCGGCGCGGGTTTCGTCGCATTCGACGGCCAGGCAGCAGGCCCCGGCCATCACGGCGGCCAGCGGCTGCGCGCCGCCCATCCCGCCAAGCCCCGCCGTCAGGATCCAGCGGCCCTTGAGGTTGCCGTCGTAATGCTGGCGCCCGGCTTCGGCAAAGGTCTCATAGGTGCCCTGAACGATGCCTTGCGTGCCGATATAGATCCACGATCCGGCGGTCATCTGGCCATACATCGCCAGACCGCGCTTATCGAGTTCGTTGAAATGGTCCCAGGTGGCCCAGTGGGGCACGAGGTTGGAGTTGGCGATCAGCACACGGGGCGCGTCCTTGTGCGTCTGGAACACGCCCACCGGCTTGCCCGACTGGACCAGCAGGGTCTGATCATCCTCAAGCGCGCGCAGGGATGCGACGATCTGGTCGAAATCGTCCCAGGTCCGGGCGGCGCGGCCGATGCCGCCATAGACGACCAGCTCGTGCGGGTTTTCGGCCACGTCGGGATGCAGGTTGTTCATCAGCATCCGCAAGGGCGCCTCGGTCAGCCAGCTTTTCGCCGTCAGCTCGGTCCCGGTGGCGGGGAAAACGTCGCGGGTGTTGTGGCGCGGGTTGTTCATCATCGCCTCCTCAATGGCTGTCCAGGGTGACGCCCGCCGCGCGGGCAAGGGTGCCGTCCGCGACCAGGGCGGCGGCGGCGGTCAGGTCGGGGGCGAGGTAGCGGTCCTGCCCCATCGCCGACACCACGGTCCGCAGCGCGGCGATCGCGGCCGCCAGCGGGGCCGAGGTTTCCAGCGGCGCGCGGAAGGCGACGCCCTGCGCGGCGCAGATCGCCTCGACCCCCACGATCACGTCAAGGTTGTCGGCCATCCGCCCAAGCCGCCGCGCGCCATGCGCGGCCATGCTGACGTGATCTTCCTGGTTGGCGCTGGTCGGGGTGCTGTCGGTGCTGCACGGCGTCGCCAGGAACTTGTTCTCGCTCATCAGCGCCGCGGTTGTCACCTCGGCGATCATCAGGCCGCTGTTCAGGCCCGGCTCGGGCGTCAGGAAGGGCGGCAGGCCAAAGTTCAGCGCCGGGTCAACCATCATGGCAACGCGGCGCTGGGCGATGGCGCCGATCTCGGCCATGGCCAGCGCGATCTGGTCGGCGGCGAAGGCCACCGGCTCGGCATGGAAATTGCCGCCCGAGACGATGCTGCCGTCCGACAGGACCAGCGGGTTGTCGGTGACGGCGTTCGCCTCGATCAGCAGGGTGCGGGCGGCATGTCCCAGCACGTCCAGCGCCGCGCCCGTCACCTGCGGTTGGCAGCGGATGCAGTAGGGGTCCTGCACGCGGGCATCGCCCTCGCGGTGGCTTTCGCGGATCTGGCTGCCGGCCATCAGGCGGCGCGCCTCGGCCGCCACCGCGATCTGGCCGGGCTGGCCGCGCAGGGTGTGGATTTCCTCGGCAAAGGGGGCGGTGCTGCCCATGATCGCGTCGGTGGACATGGCCCCGGTGACGACCGCCGCGCGGGCGGCGGCGAATGCCCGGAACAGGCCGATCAGCGCAAAGGCGGTGGAAAACTGCGTACCGTTGATGAGGGCCAGACCCTCCTTGGCGCCCAGCGTCACGGGGGCGAGGCCGGCGGCGGCCAGCGCCTCGGCGCCGCGCATGCGGCGGCCATCGTGGAGCGCCTCGCCCTCGCCCATCATCACGGCGGCCATATGGGCCAGCGGCGCCAGATCACCCGATGCGCCGACGCTGCCCTGCGCGGGGATCAGCGGGGTCACGCCGCGCTCAAGCATCGCCTCGATCTGGCGGACGATCACCGGCCGCACGCCCGAGGCGCCGCGGCCGAGGCTGAGCAGCTTGAGTGCCATCATCAGCCGCACGGCATTGCCCTCGCAGGGCTCGCCCACGCCGCAGCAATGCGACAGGATCAGGTTGCGTTGCAGTGTCGCGGTGTCCTCGGGGGCGATGCGGACCGAGGCGAGTTTGCCAAAGCCCGTGTTCACCCCGTAGACCGCCGCATCCCCGGCGGCGGCGGCGGCGATGCGCGCGGCGGATGCCTCGATCCCCGGCATGGCGGCAGGGTCCAGCCGCACGGGCAGGCCTTCGCGCCAGATCCGTTCCAGTTCGGCCAGCGTTGCGTGGCCCGGTGTCAGGGTCAGGGTCTCAGGCAAGATCGCCTCCGATGATGCGGGCGTGAAGGGGGTTGTAGCCGATGCGATAGGCCAGTTCCGCCGGATGGGCGATGTCCCACACCGCCAGATCGGCCAGCATGCCGGGCGCGATGCGGCCCCGGTCGGACAGGCCCAGCGCACGGGCGGCGTTGGCGGTGACGCCGGCCAGACATTCCGCCGGGGTCAGGCGGAACAGCGTCGCGCCCATGTTCATCGCCAGCAGGATCGAGGTCAGCGGCGAGGTGCCTGGGTTGCAGTCGGTCGCCAGCGCGATCGGAACGCCGGCATCGCGCAGGCCCTGCACGGGCGGCATCCGCGTCTCGCGCAGCGCATAGAAGGCGCCGGGCAGCAGGACGGCGACGGTGCCCGCACCCGCCATCGCGGCGATCCCGTCAGCCCCCAGCCATTCCAGATGATCGGCCGAGATCGCGCCGTGCCGCGCCGCCATCGCCGCGCCGCCCAGATCCGAGAGCTGTTCGGCATGCAGCTTGACCGGCAGGCCCAGCGCCGCGGCGCGATCGAAGATGCGCTCCATCTCCTCGGGCGAAAAGGCGATCCCCTCGCAGAAACCGTCCACGGCATCGACCAGCCCTTCGGCATGGGCGGCCTCCATCCCGGCGATCACGACGTGATCGATATAGCCGGCGCGGTCGTCCCGGTATTCGGGGGGCAGGGCATGGGCGGCAAGCCAGGTGGTGACGATGCGCAGCGGGCGTTCCTGCCCGATGCGGCGGGCAACGCGCAGCATCCGCAGCTCGGTTTCGAGATCGAGCCCATAGCCCGACTTGATCTCGACCGTCGTCACGCCCTCGGCGATCAGGTGGTCGGCGCGCCGCAGGGCTGCGGCCAGCAGCGCCCCTTCGTCCGCGGCGCGGGTCGCGCGGACGGTGGACAGGATGCCGCCGCCGGCGCGGGCGATCTCCTCATAGCTGGCGCCGTTCAGGCGCATGTCGAATTCGCGCGCGCGGTCGCCGCCAAAGACCAGATGGGTATGGCAGTCGATCAGGCCTGCCGTCACCAGCCGCCCGCCCATGGAGCGCCGCTGCCCGCCCGGCGGCAGGTCGGCCGCGGGGCCGGCAAAGGCGATCCGGCCGCCCTCGATCGCAATGGCGGCATCCCCGGTCAGCGCAAAGCCGTCCGGTCCTGCCTCCGCCAGCGTGACATCGGTGAGAATCATGCGCCGCTCCTTCGCGGGCTTGTCGCGTTGAAGGGAGCGTATTATGCTTACTCATATTCCGTCAAGCGAGGTGTGCTGCCATGACCATCCTTCACGCCGATCAGGCGCTGCTGCCCGATGGCTGGGCGCAGGACGTGCGGGTGCGCATTGATGGCTCGGGCCGTATCGCCGAGGTGGCGGCGGGCGGCGCCGACGGGGGCGGCGCCGACATGCGCGTGGGCGTGCTGCTGCCCGCGCCGGCCAACAGCCATTCCCATGCCTTCCAGCGCGCCATGGCCGGCCTGACCGAGCGGCGGGGCGAGGGCGCCGACAGCTTCTGGACCTGGCGCAGCCTGATGTATCGCTTTCTCGAGGCGATCGACCCCGATCAGGTGCAGGCGATCGCCGCCTTCGTGCAGATGGAAATGCTCGAGGCGGGCTTTGCCACGAATGTCGAATTCCACTATCTGCACCACCGTCCCGGCGGCGCCCCCTATGACGACCCGGCCGAGATGTCGGCCCGCATCGCCGCGGCCGCCGCGCAGTCGGGCATCGGGCTGACGCTGCTGCCGGTGCTGTATCGGTTCGGCGGTTGCGACGGGCGGCCGCTGGCCGGGGGGCAGCTGCGGTTCGGCAACGACCCGGACGGCTTTGCGCGGCTGATCGAGGGGGCGTGGGCCGCGCTGCGCGGTCTGCCGGACGCGCGGCTGGGCGTTGCGCCCCATTCCCTGCGCGCGGTCGGGTGCGGCGATTTCGCGGCGCTTGCCGCGCTGACCGACGGCCCGATCCACATGCATCTGGCCGAGCAGCAGCCCGAGGTTGACGAGGTGCAGGCCGCCTATGGCGCCCGCCCGGTCGAATGGGCGCTGGACAATCTGGACCTGTCGGCGCGCTGGTGCCTGATCCACCTGACGCAGATGACCCCGGCCGAAACGACGGCGCTGGCCCGCACCGGCGCTGTGGCCGGCCTCTGCCCGCTGACCGAGGCGAGCCTCGGCGACGGCATCTTTGACGGGGTGCGCTGGATGGGGGCGGGGGGCGCGATCTCGCTGGGCTCGGACAGCAATATCCGGATCGCCCTTGCCGAGGAGCTGCGCCAGCTGGAAACCACGCAGCGCCTGCGCGATCACAGCCGCGCGGCGCTGGCAACGGCCGATCTGTCCACCGGGCGGCGCATCTTTCAGGCAGCGGCGGCGGGCGGGGCGCAGGCGGCGGGCCGCGGGGCAGGGACCATCGCCGAAGGCCAGGCGGCCGACCTGCTGGCGCTGGACATGGGCCATCCCGATCTCGAAGGGCTGAAGGGGGATCTGATCCTCGACAGCTTTGCCATGGCCGGGGGCAACCGGATGGTGGCCGATGTCTGGGCGGGCGGGCGGCACATGGTCCGCGGCGGCCGCCATACTGGGCGAGAGGCGATCACCGAGGCCTATCGGCGCGCCGTGCGGGGCCTGCGCGCCAGCGTCTGATCAATAGCGCGTCGTCAGCCGGTGCCCTTCGCGATAGATCAGGCGCACCAGGGTGACGGGCTGGCGCTGCCATTCGGTGCGCCGGTCGATGCAGAACAGGGCCGTGCCGGGCTCGCAGGCCAGATGCGCCGACTGCGCCGCGCTGGCGGCGACGGCGGAAAAGCCGATCTCGGCGCTGGTGAAGGGGATCTTGCTCACCAGCCATTCGTTCGGGCCCTGGGCCGAGAAATCGGCCTCGGCCGCGTCGGGTGCGGCGGCCAGGTTGATCCAGCGGTCCTCGAGCTGATAGGGCGCGCCATCGGCGAAATGCAGGCACAGCAGATGGCGCAGCCGGGCTGCCGGCCCGATTCGCAGGGCGGCCGCCACCCCGGCCGGGGGATCGGCGATGTCCGAGGCCAGCAGGCGATAGGAATAGGCCGCGCCGAGCGTCGTGATCTCGTCCCGCACCAGGGGGATCTGGAACCGGGCCGAACGCAGCGGCGCGGCCCGCACACGGGTTCCCGCCTTGCGGCGGCGTTCGATCAGCCCGTCGGCCACCAGCTCGCGCATCGCTCGGCCGACCGTCGTCCGGGCGACCCCATAGGCCCCGGCAAGGTCCACCTCGTCCGGCAGGCGCCCGCCGGGCGGCCATTCGCCATGCTGGATGCGGCGCAGGAGATCGGCCTTGATCGCTTTGAAGGTGGCAGGCGGCATGGTCCGGATCGGCGCAGGGGTCGGGGAGGCCGATCATAGGGGACTGGCCGACTTGCACAATGTCCCCCGGCCCAGTGCCGCCGCCCGGCCCTGATGCGCCCGTCCTGCCGGCCCCTGCCTGCCGCCCTGAAGCTGCCGGCCCTGCCTTGCCGGGCCGCTCGCGCTGTGGTGCGCCGAGCGCCCCGTTCCCGCCCGGCGGCCCTGATTCGGGGCTGTTGCCCGCCATATCGGGGGGCGTCGCGCCTTGCGCGCCGGTTCCGTCCATCCCATAAGCATGGCGGGGGCGGTTAGCTCAGCTGGTAGAGCGTCTCGTTTACACCGAGGATGTCGGGGGTTCGAACCCCTCACCGCCCACCATTGTCCTATGGAAATCTGTCCTCTGCAGCCCTGCCTGGACGATATGCGCCAAGGTTCGGCGCTTTCCGTTCGGCAGCCCTGGGCGCCAAAGGGGGAGCAGGCGCGGCCGGATGCCGGGCAGGGGCCGGGGAGGCGCTTGGCCTTGCATGGCCCGGACGACCAGCGGTGTTTCATCTTTCCATGCCGCGCCGCGCGAGGGATGTTGACCCGGCGCGCAAGGCTTCGCATACTGAAGAAATGAACAGCCGTTCAATACTGGGGAGGATTGGGGCTGATGTTTACCACCGGGATGCAGTTCGACCTTGGCGAGGACGTCAATCCCCTGCGCGAGATGGTTCATGCCTGGGCGCAGGAGCGAATCAGGCCGATGGCCGCCGCCGTCGATAGCGGCAACGCCTTTCCCGCCGAATTGTGGGCCGAGATGGGCGCCCTGGGCCTGCTGGGCATCACCGTGCCCGAGGAATATGGCGGATCGGGCCTTGGCTATCTGGCCCATACCGTCGCGGTCGAGGAAATCGCCCGCGCCTCTGCCTCGGTCAGCCTGTCCTATGGCGCCCATTCCAACCTGTGCGTCAACCAGCTCAAGCTGAACGGCACGGATGAGCAGCGCCGCCGCTATCTGCCCAGGCTGTGCAGCGGCGATCATGTCGGCGCGCTGGCCATGTCAGAGGAGGGCGCGGGTTCGGACGTGGTGGGCATGCGCCTGCGCGCCGAAAGGCGGAACGGCTATTATGTCCTGAACGGGTCCAAATACTGGATCACCAATGGTCCCGATGCCGATGTGCTGGTCGTCTATGCCAAGACCGACCCCGAGGCGGGCAGCAAGGGCATCACCGCCTTCATCGTGGAAAAGGGCACCAGGGGATTCACCCAGGGGCCGCATTTCGACAAGCTGGGCATGCGCGGGTCGAATACGGGCGAGCTGGTCTTCGACAATGCCGAGATTCCGTTCGAGAATGTTCTGGGCGCCGAGGGGCGGGGCGTGCGCGTCCTGATGTCGGGGCTGGATTACGAACGGGTGGTGCTGTCGGGCATCGGCCTGGGCATCATGGCGGCCTGCCTTGACGAGGTGATGCCCTATATGCGCCAGCGCCGCCAGTTCGGCCAGCCCATCGGAAACTTCCAGCTGATGCAGGGCAAGATCGCCGACATGTATGTCGCGCTGAACACCGCCCGCGCCTATGTCTATGAGGTCGCGCGCGCCTGCGATGCGGGCCGCGTCACCCGGCAGGATGCCGCCGGCGCTGTGCTGTATGCCAGCGAACAGGCGATGGTGCAGGCCCATCAGGCCGTGCAGGCGCTGGGCGGGGCGGGGTTCCTGAACGATTCGGTCGTCAGCCGCCTGTTCCGCGACGCCAAGCTGATGGAGATCGGCGCCGGCACCAGCGAGATCCGCCGCATGCTGATCGGCCGCGAACTGATGGCCCTGGAATGAGGCGCCCCGTGCAGGGCCGTTCGACCAGGGTGGAGGAACCATGCAGCCCTTGCTGACCGGAACGGACTATCCCGCGCTCAGGCGCAGC encodes the following:
- the hutU gene encoding urocanate hydratase; translated protein: MNNPRHNTRDVFPATGTELTAKSWLTEAPLRMLMNNLHPDVAENPHELVVYGGIGRAARTWDDFDQIVASLRALEDDQTLLVQSGKPVGVFQTHKDAPRVLIANSNLVPHWATWDHFNELDKRGLAMYGQMTAGSWIYIGTQGIVQGTYETFAEAGRQHYDGNLKGRWILTAGLGGMGGAQPLAAVMAGACCLAVECDETRADFRIRTRYCDAKAHSLDEALAMIDQWTKAGEAKSVALIGNAAEVFPELVRRMKAGGPRPDMVTDQTSAHDPLHGYLPKGWTVAEWRARQETDPKAVEAAARASMKDHVAAMVDFWNAGVPTLDYGNNIRQVALDEGLENAFAFPGFVPAYIRPLFCRGIGPFRWAALSGDPEDIYKTDRRMKELFPENAHLHRWLDMAADRIAFQGLPARIMWIGLGDRHRAGLAINEMVRNGELKAPVVIGRDHLDSGSVASPNRETEAMKDGSDAVSDWPLLNALLNTASGATWVSLHHGGGVGMGFSQHSGMVICCDGSEDADRRIARVLWNDPATGVMRHADAGYDIALDCAREHGLNLPGILK
- a CDS encoding formimidoylglutamate deiminase, whose amino-acid sequence is MTILHADQALLPDGWAQDVRVRIDGSGRIAEVAAGGADGGGADMRVGVLLPAPANSHSHAFQRAMAGLTERRGEGADSFWTWRSLMYRFLEAIDPDQVQAIAAFVQMEMLEAGFATNVEFHYLHHRPGGAPYDDPAEMSARIAAAAAQSGIGLTLLPVLYRFGGCDGRPLAGGQLRFGNDPDGFARLIEGAWAALRGLPDARLGVAPHSLRAVGCGDFAALAALTDGPIHMHLAEQQPEVDEVQAAYGARPVEWALDNLDLSARWCLIHLTQMTPAETTALARTGAVAGLCPLTEASLGDGIFDGVRWMGAGGAISLGSDSNIRIALAEELRQLETTQRLRDHSRAALATADLSTGRRIFQAAAAGGAQAAGRGAGTIAEGQAADLLALDMGHPDLEGLKGDLILDSFAMAGGNRMVADVWAGGRHMVRGGRHTGREAITEAYRRAVRGLRASV
- a CDS encoding HutD family protein produces the protein MKLVRRADLVPQPWKNGGGVTREIAAHPPGAGLEDFDWRLSMAEIASDGPFSAFPGIDRTLTVIEGDGLALDFGAGAVDLPALRPLAFPGEAPVAARLRGGPVTDLNVMTRRAALSHAVRLLPPGAPIPAGTAALVALTNGMAGGQAISLGDTLLIEPDEMPQSDATMLAVMLFPADRT
- a CDS encoding GntR family transcriptional regulator, translating into MPPATFKAIKADLLRRIQHGEWPPGGRLPDEVDLAGAYGVARTTVGRAMRELVADGLIERRRKAGTRVRAAPLRSARFQIPLVRDEITTLGAAYSYRLLASDIADPPAGVAAALRIGPAARLRHLLCLHFADGAPYQLEDRWINLAAAPDAAEADFSAQGPNEWLVSKIPFTSAEIGFSAVAASAAQSAHLACEPGTALFCIDRRTEWQRQPVTLVRLIYREGHRLTTRY
- a CDS encoding transporter substrate-binding domain-containing protein codes for the protein MTIRTTLRAALLGAAALAAVASGALADQLADIKAAGKITTATDMHYTPFDMLNNGTYEGMTKDLFDEVAKEIGVQPVYQDIPWTAELPGLEVGKFDIVIAPVTVTAERLERYTFTPPIADATVSLVKAASNKELTKPEDIKGKTVGVQQGTAQFKQLQAYGESLGGVTVKEYGTTDEAYADLAAGRLDAVAGSLPNLTYLVKNRPETFALFEPAQFGKPSYFAWVLRKDDNSESFRKAIEDAIAKMTADGRVKAIQEKWLGSYTELPLKPVVN
- a CDS encoding isovaleryl-CoA dehydrogenase, yielding MFTTGMQFDLGEDVNPLREMVHAWAQERIRPMAAAVDSGNAFPAELWAEMGALGLLGITVPEEYGGSGLGYLAHTVAVEEIARASASVSLSYGAHSNLCVNQLKLNGTDEQRRRYLPRLCSGDHVGALAMSEEGAGSDVVGMRLRAERRNGYYVLNGSKYWITNGPDADVLVVYAKTDPEAGSKGITAFIVEKGTRGFTQGPHFDKLGMRGSNTGELVFDNAEIPFENVLGAEGRGVRVLMSGLDYERVVLSGIGLGIMAACLDEVMPYMRQRRQFGQPIGNFQLMQGKIADMYVALNTARAYVYEVARACDAGRVTRQDAAGAVLYASEQAMVQAHQAVQALGGAGFLNDSVVSRLFRDAKLMEIGAGTSEIRRMLIGRELMALE
- the hutH gene encoding histidine ammonia-lyase → MLPETLTLTPGHATLAELERIWREGLPVRLDPAAMPGIEASAARIAAAAAGDAAVYGVNTGFGKLASVRIAPEDTATLQRNLILSHCCGVGEPCEGNAVRLMMALKLLSLGRGASGVRPVIVRQIEAMLERGVTPLIPAQGSVGASGDLAPLAHMAAVMMGEGEALHDGRRMRGAEALAAAGLAPVTLGAKEGLALINGTQFSTAFALIGLFRAFAAARAAVVTGAMSTDAIMGSTAPFAEEIHTLRGQPGQIAVAAEARRLMAGSQIRESHREGDARVQDPYCIRCQPQVTGAALDVLGHAARTLLIEANAVTDNPLVLSDGSIVSGGNFHAEPVAFAADQIALAMAEIGAIAQRRVAMMVDPALNFGLPPFLTPEPGLNSGLMIAEVTTAALMSENKFLATPCSTDSTPTSANQEDHVSMAAHGARRLGRMADNLDVIVGVEAICAAQGVAFRAPLETSAPLAAAIAALRTVVSAMGQDRYLAPDLTAAAALVADGTLARAAGVTLDSH
- the hutI gene encoding imidazolonepropionase, with translation MILTDVTLAEAGPDGFALTGDAAIAIEGGRIAFAGPAADLPPGGQRRSMGGRLVTAGLIDCHTHLVFGGDRAREFDMRLNGASYEEIARAGGGILSTVRATRAADEGALLAAALRRADHLIAEGVTTVEIKSGYGLDLETELRMLRVARRIGQERPLRIVTTWLAAHALPPEYRDDRAGYIDHVVIAGMEAAHAEGLVDAVDGFCEGIAFSPEEMERIFDRAAALGLPVKLHAEQLSDLGGAAMAARHGAISADHLEWLGADGIAAMAGAGTVAVLLPGAFYALRETRMPPVQGLRDAGVPIALATDCNPGTSPLTSILLAMNMGATLFRLTPAECLAGVTANAARALGLSDRGRIAPGMLADLAVWDIAHPAELAYRIGYNPLHARIIGGDLA